The nucleotide window ATCCCCTATATTTAAAAGTTTTTTGATATGATCCATTTTTATTTAGTACTATTCCATTTTCTTTTAGAACTAACCAACTAACCTCATCAGATACTTTAGCCCTTTTTTTAAATTCACTAATCATTAAAACACCTCTATCCCTCGTGATAATACTCTTTTTCTTTTATATATTTCTTGAGAAAAATAGTTAAAACTAATGGATCTTTTTTGGTAAAAAAATATATCATAAAATGTAAAATTAATGAAAATAAAAGCATTATAACACTTTCAAATATAACTACAAAACATAGTCCTAATGCAGCATTTAAAATAAAAGCTTCTCTGCTTATTCCCATTATTGTTTGTGGTTTTAATAATGTTTGACAAGTAGGTACTTTTAAATTTTCAGTTTTTTTCATTCCTTAACCTCCCTTATAATATATTTTCCTTCATCAAATCCTAAAACTTCTTTAATTTCAACAACTTTTCTTTCTCCATTAACTCTTTTAAGAACTACAACTAAGTTAATAGCTTTTCCTATCAATTTTTGTTGTTTATCTACTGATTTTCTCTGATTATATTGCTCAAGTTGTTCTAAAGCACCT belongs to Fusobacterium necrogenes and includes:
- a CDS encoding VirB3 family type IV secretion system protein — translated: MKKTENLKVPTCQTLLKPQTIMGISREAFILNAALGLCFVVIFESVIMLLFSLILHFMIYFFTKKDPLVLTIFLKKYIKEKEYYHEG